CCGCGAAGTAAAGGTCAACTTCCTGCGCTTCGGCCGCATTGCCTTGATCTATCAGAGCCTGGACAGTCGCGAAGCGGGGGTCTGGAATCAGCAAACCAAATCCTGGGACCGCTTGGATGCGAGTTACCGCACGGCGATTCGCCAGGGACTGCGGATCGCGCGCAAGCAGGCCGCACCGGATCTGATCCGACTGCCATTACCGGTGCCCGTCGGGGGTGACAGCTGATGCGAACCCTGCTTACGACACTGCTACTTTTCTTCGTGCTGTGGCCAACCGCTGCATTGCTTGCGGAAGAGACCGCCTCACCACCGAAGGCCTCCAAACCCCAGCCCAGGTCGCTGGACGAGTTGCTCATCATGGTGAGCGAAGGCTACGAGACCGAACGCGAAATCAACCGGCGTCGCGTCGAAGAGTTCATCAAGAACCGTGACCATCAAGAGCGCCTGTTGGCCGATGCGATGGCCGTCATCTCTCGCGAAGAGGCCAAGAGTCAGATCCTCGAGGTCGAGTACAACGAGAACGAGTTGGCGATCGGAACCTCCCAAGCGCGCATGACCGAGCGCCTCGGTGAACTCGGCGAACTCTTTGGCGTAGTGCGACAGGTCGCGGCCGATCTCGGCGCGCAAACCTGGAATTCGCTCACCAGTTCCGACGGTGGATCCCAGCAGGAACTCCTCGACCGTCTCGGTCGCAGCACCGAGCTACCGACAACGGCCGATCTCGAGAAGCTCTGGCTGGAGCTGCAGCGGGAGATCACCAAGCAGGGCAAAGTCTCGCGCTACCGAACCACGGTGCTCACGATCGAGGGGACCCAGGAGGAGCGCGAGGTGATTCGCGCCGGGCCCTTCAGCGCAATTTCAAATGGCCGCTATCTACTTTGGGAACCCGAAGATCAGCTGCTGCGTGAACTGGGGCGACAGCCCCCTTCGAACCACCTCGACACTGCTGAAAGCTTCGCGAACGCGACAAC
The Myxococcales bacterium genome window above contains:
- a CDS encoding MotA/TolQ/ExbB proton channel family protein — its product is MRTLLTTLLLFFVLWPTAALLAEETASPPKASKPQPRSLDELLIMVSEGYETEREINRRRVEEFIKNRDHQERLLADAMAVISREEAKSQILEVEYNENELAIGTSQARMTERLGELGELFGVVRQVAADLGAQTWNSLTSSDGGSQQELLDRLGRSTELPTTADLEKLWLELQREITKQGKVSRYRTTVLTIEGTQEEREVIRAGPFSAISNGRYLLWEPEDQLLRELGRQPPSNHLDTAESFANATTYFAKFSVDPSRGGLLLALIDTPSRTERVQQGGAVGAVIIVLGVVALIVGVWRWIVIAITSSKISAQRNSETIDVNNPLGRILEVAERNANFDTETLELKLDEVVLRESSKLENFLWLVKTVSVISPLLGLLGTVTGMIQTFQAITLFGAGDPKMMAGGISQALVTTMLGLIVAIPLVLLSDTLANSVRKLIDILDEKSAGLIALRSEKDNVGG